The following DNA comes from Anopheles coustani chromosome 2, idAnoCousDA_361_x.2, whole genome shotgun sequence.
acttttctttactttttttctgctgttttgtttgcttcttaGAGTGCACTAGtgtttaattgaaattcattTGTATCTCAGGTCAACCCTCATATAGTAACAATTTTAACACGTTAATAATGTGGAAAAAGATCAAGTAAAAATATGcaggaaatatgttttcaaaatatatcAAAATAGACTAAAAACTAGCTAaagaaataactttttttgtgttattaCTTATATTATAACCGTTGCATTGGTCAAGCAAATAATCCACAAATATGGGTCCACCATTAAAAATCCTAGAGCAGAGCATTAGATCAACAATGAAATTTTCGTATACTCATCAATACTGGCTGACGGATAATATAAAAAGAGTTTGTTAAACATCATTGTTAACTTAAATTTAACTGTTGAGTAAAGGTAGGTCATGAGATATAGAAATAGTATTGTTCGTTTCTTAATATTATTGTTAGTTCCTACGAACAAGAGTTAGAGGTGGCTTGTGGAATGTATTTCAGACATTTTCGAAATCATGTACctaaaaacaaatacagtAGATAAAACATGACTTAATTTTACCATACTGTTAATACCTATTCTCCGTAATCAAAGatatagaaaatgttttgaaaaacaaactcttCTTATGAAGTGCTCTATTAAATAAATTGTCGTTCATTACCAAAATTCAATCCAGAAGAATTGTGTAGTCACAGAATATTTTAACAAGGTTACGATATTCAATaaaggtaaacaaacatttacttCTTTAATGTAAAATCTAAACCAAAACTAGGACTGTTTGAGACAAAAcccaacaaaattgaaaaacaattttagaCTGAATTGAATCGTAAAACCATTGCTTGATATCGTCAATTGTTTGACGATTGGtatagttttaaaaacatccaaaaacacaTGCgtagcaaaacacaaacaaccccCCAATCAGGCCATTGGCACACGCATGGATAAAGTGCTCCACGCGCCACAACCAACGCAACGTACATTTTTCCACGAAACGATTGTTTGATGAAGCTGTTTTCTTATTTCCATTTCTTGAATGTCACGTAGGAGCCATCGGTGGCCCTCGTAGGCACGACGGTACGGTGCTGCGTCGGTCCAAATTGTCATAAACAGAGACTACCGGATTTCTAAGACACGGTCAACATAAATCCCTCTACCACCACCCATCCCCACACAAAGAGCCCATCCGGGGAGGAGccggcaaacaaaaacaaaaattgcaaatttATTAGTCACCGAGAAGTCTGTAAAAACACTCTCCACGGTAGCTTCGGAGGCCGGCAAGAGCTAGAAACATGGTTTGCGCACGATTTGTTTTACCGGTCGTAGAAAAATTATGTTGCCGCGTTCCAACGGTTTCCGCCAGCGGCGTTTTAAAAAATGCCAACGGTGTCAATGAGTTTATTGTCTGCGCGGCAGCAAGCCGTCAGTGGACGGTTAGATTTGTTGTCCACCCACCTCCCGTTTACCTTTTCAGCCGCACATTTTCTGCCTATTTCTAACAATGGTCACATCTATCGACCCGGAGAGCAGCCTTTTCTGCTATGGTACCATACCGAGCCCGCGGAACGTGCCCAAACGTGGTTCGCGCTGGGCAGAATGCTAATGTGGCGGACTGAACCGTTTCATCGGTCCATCTGGCCGATGGTCTTCTGCTGACTTTCTTATCAGCCAAACCCTGACATTCGATCGTCGGTTTCGTTGCCCGACCGTGATTGTCGCTGTTGTGCGTAAGTGGCGAAGCAAACGAGTCACCCAAAAGCGCACtccaagaagaaaaagcaaCGTTAAGCGAAGGGACAGGGCTGGTCCAATCTTACCGATGCGTGACACGTGAGATCTTCGTAGATTTTCACCGCCTTGCCGACGCTAGAATGCGTAATGTACCACCCGATGGATATTGCCAGCGGTTTAAAACTGTGCTGCGTCCGTCTGTCCGTTACCGGAGCCCGAACGACGGTTGATGTTGGTCACGTTAGCCGTTTATTTATGACAATTAGTGGCCCGGCATCCGGAAGGGGCCAAACGGATAGGCTGCTGGCGGTTTTGGGGACGGGATTCTGGCGACACGAGCTTAACACCTTCATTGGCACCTTTCTAATCGTCTAATCTATCTCGACACGATTGTTCCCGACGGAATGATCTGAATGTCCGCCATAAGCCATGTATTCGGGGGAGCGGAGATTGATCTTAACACAGTTTCGGAATTATTCATGAACTGTTTCATAACAAAACTTGTGAACATAACTTGTCACTTGTGAAATTACTGGAACCTTTTAATGGGATGATAGAACAGGAAGTTACAATTCATACGGGAACGGGAAGgatcataatttaaaaaatacatgtGGATTATTACATTTGTAATGGTAAAACAAGAATGCTAGACTATAAGAATGCATAAAGAGCTAAAATTTGATACGAATGATACAGACGCGTCAATTTGTCGTATATCTTTTTATTGTAATATCACCGTAACagtttgaaatgtaaaaaaagaatttaaaaaatccataAGCCATGGTTGGTTTAATATTACAACGTTTTGGAATGATGAATTTGTAGTTTTTCAAAAGCGTTTCGTAATTTATTCGCTATTcataattttgtaaaataatgactttccttttgatttttttatataagtTATGCGGAGCACACTTTCTTtcgaaactaatattttttcctcctcgaaaatcaaatttcctctaattcgttttttctttacatTGAGCTAGCGTCGTCATAAAAAGTCGTAGAGACAAATAATGCAATGATACATCATTTTAAAGAGTAGAAATGATGCATTAAAACCTCGTttcgaaaaattaaacaattaataaaaacaGATCCGTCAAATTGTCCCAACTGATTTGATTAGTTATGCAGTTTTCCCAGTTTAATtctaaataataacaaaattaaGACTTTTTTCTAAGAACAATTTAAGCCGTAGTACCACAAAAACAGGTACTAAATGATTTACTATCTTCTATTTTCGTTGATTTAGATGACACAGTTAACGGTTATTGGGTtgctaacatattttttgcatAATTATATGTAACCGAGAGCACATGACCATTGTTTAAATAGGAGTAGTTactgctttttttcctttattttctgtttggtACGAGCTGAACTCCCTTTTACAAAATATCCCTCATCGCTACTAGCTAGTATAGGAAGCGAGAACTCTTCGCTGAAACTGTCACAAAAAAAGGCCTGTCCTAGATCAGTACAAATCGGGGTGAACATGCGTAAATCTTCCCTTCCTTCCTGGCGGCAACTGACCTATGTGCGCGGGGGCAAAATATAGCTCGTGACATAAACGCTGCCAGACAGTTATGCTACTCACATGTCAGGTTAATACTGCTCGGTCGAAACGGGATGAGCAGAGGATGCCCGATGGCGACACGCACGAaatgacgaaaaaaaataactacaccacacaaacacgcactcACGAAACGAGTCACGTTGTCCGGTCGTAATGCGCTCTCGCAGTTAACGGCCTTTTTCGAGACGATCCTCGATGGATTTGGAAAACGCGGAGAAAAATCACTTGAAAAACAACGCACACGACGCCCGGAAGGTGtccgggggagggaaaacacacattacacacatacaccaactTCaccgacacacacgcacgttgTGGGCCAATAATGGACACATCgagacatttttttctttacccaCCCATTTTCCTCTTTATTCtattttaatcgaattttTCCGGCACGAACCGATGCACTGCACTGCACTTTTCCACCTGCACTTGAACCGGCTGCATAGCTGCGTGAACTTGTACGCGCCTTTTCAAATGCACTATTTATGTAAACATATTCTTGAACATAACATACTCGGGGAGATTTGATgcatatgatttttttttcttttatttttaaattgttgctgACAATTCCCTCGGCTGCATCCTACATAGGCCTGATTtagcattttttcttttttaaacgaCCCATTTTTCGGTGTCGAACggccgaaaggaaaaaatttaaatcattccTCACATATTACCAGAAATGACCGCATCGTTAACAAGTGCAGTCATGTTGGGTTCGAAACGGGAACCCAGGCAAGAAGATGGAAAATATCCGCGTGCGGCCAGAGCAAATCCTTCTGACAACAAAACAGACCAACAACGCGAGCAAACAGATTGTGGTTTTAAAATTAGAATTACCCATCGGACGAACAATATCGTACGTCGTGGCGGAAGGCGCGAGGGTCGGCGGAATGCAGGAGGAAATGGAACCGAGGCAGTAAATTGCGTTCCGTACATTGACCACCCCGGGAGCATTGCGAtaagaggaaggaaaaaataccaaagataaatttaaaatatgtttgattaaGAATGGACGATAAGCTGATAGAAATAACGCGCATGTCGGTCGTTATCCGATAGTAGATCTTCCAGCACAAGCATTTGCACAAAGGGGATCCCGATTTTCTTCCTATCGGTTCCCAGAAGACACGTACAACACTCACTCGATCCGGCTCGATTGGAAAACTTTGATCAAGCCGCACGCGGCtgcgggaaaacggaaaacaccATGTATGCTCTCTCGCACGCGTCACCACACGGGACTTCTGTTTCACTCGAAATTTTCATCGATCGCTCGGTCGCAACGGCTCTCTGCAACTACGATCGCGACAAActcgcggctacacgaatgcGTCGCCATCCGCCGAGATACCGAAATGAAATTTTCACTTTCGGGAAACTAGAACAAACCCGGCACATTTTTCCGCACCCATACATACACACGGTCTACGCCGTCCTGGTGCGCcaacgggtggaaaatgcgTCGACGATCGGCGCACCGGCGGTGAGTTTTTCCTGTTCCACTTCTTGGATCACTGGCCTTGTTCTCTCTTTTTCGCCAACGATGTCGATTGCGTACCGAAATTCGGATAACCAATGGATGGGGGAAAACACAGCCTTCCTCAGGCTTAATTTTCCGATCGTATCAGTAGAACGAGGTGTTTTTCGTAATAAAAGGCATTTCGTGAGGCGTTGAAACAATAATCTAAGATCAACAAGGTTAACACAAAAGTTATAAACAAACACCCGAGCCAAGGCAACCGCCCCTAGGATCTGGGAAGTAAGAGGCGGGGTTAGGGAAAACCCTTAGCATACCAACGCTGAGGATATGGAAAATCTTTAGGAGGTCGATCGAAACAAAGGGGGAAGTGTAGTATGGGGAACATAATCGATGtcgaaatatatatttttaaaaactcgTCGACAAGTACCATTCCGGACTATCGTGCGGAAAGAGTTTAACGAAGGCACTACTACATCATCCTCTTGACACGCAGAACAACATTCGCTTTCGCGGGTCACTTAGCTTCAGGAACAGATCACGATCGTTCCCGTTTAATGCACTGGCAGTAAAATGCCCGATCCCATGCACACGATCCATCATGAGATAAATAACCAATTCACTAAGTTATTACACCGCCAGAACACATCCCGAATGCGCAGAATCAAGCCGGATGAAGCAAAACTGTAATAGCAATGTGGATGCCGGCACtaggtaaacaaaacaatcggaACCGCTCACTTATTTAACTCCGCCAACgcaatgtttattttcgaaTTCGGTTCGATAATAAAGATCAGCTTGAAGCTCGAAGGAGCAGAACTTGTACGAACGAAGGAGCAGAAACAAGGATCGAATAATAACGAAGTTGATCGTTATTCtttctaatttaaatttaaaacaaatgaaaagttgCAACAAAATCAGATGAACTTGTGCAACAACCAGACAACAAGAtggtgaattatttattttgacaaAATTGTTTGTCTTAACAATTGTCTTAAGACCTTTTATTTGAGGCGTCACAAGAACAAATCGTTTGTTGGATTAAAAAGTTATTCAAAATTTGGCTAAAATATCTTTCTTGCAAGTTGTAACCAAGGTTACTGGAACTTGACACTTCTGATTAGGGCAGGCCCAAAAATGTTGCAATTATTACTTTTTCCAATGCACTTAAAATTATAATCAAACCGATTTACCAACATCAATTTGATTGAATAAATGTATAAGTTTTCTAAATTTTAATCTTGGATTATACTTTATTATTTCTTGGTAGGCATTTTGTTGAGTTTGTTCGATGAAGTACATTTTAAGTAGAATCATATAGTTAGTAGAAACTGGAAAATTCAAATGTGCTATAGCTTTATTATTTCCATGCTACAGAATTGAACTGAAACTTTATGTATGAATACTATTTTTGGTATCACGAACATAAAGATGGCGCTATGTTTTGCTGTCAAATTCCTTTACTTGACCCAACCTTGGCAAACACCTTGCATAACACGCTATCAAATCACAACTTTGTTTTCACTAGCAAAGAGCCGacgatttaatttattatttgtgtATATTAAACAATTCGATCGATTTTACAACAACCAGCATTTTCACGATGGCGTCGCTACAGAAACTCACGATCTTCAGAGGGCCAGTTGGCAGCTTTGTTCGAAGCATCAGCACCGGTGTTCCACGGTTTGATATCTTCAAAGTACAGTCTCCAGAGGAATTCGACGAGAAAGTTCGTAAAAGCAAGGATCCTGTGATAGTGGACTTTTTCGCAACGTAATGAGGGCAACACGATTTCGTTGCTTTCCTCACTGGTTctaatttagtttttgttcATTCCAGCTGGTGTGCCCCTTGCCGCATGTTAACTCCCAGAATCGAAACAATAATTGGAGAGAACGCCGGAAAAGTGAAACTGGCAAAGGTACAGTTTGTTGTCATTATGTAACGCGCTTTGTTATTACATGATAACACACTAAAAGGCTTCTCTTCCGCTTTAGGTTGATATTGATGAGCACACTGATCTTGCGTTGGATTACGAAGTGGCGTCCGTCCCGGTGCTACTAGCAATACGAAACGGAAAGGTTGAGCAGCGCCTGGTAGGGTTGCAGGATACAGACAAACTCCGAACGTGGGTGCAAAACgtggtggaaaagaaatgaaccCATTACCATCACACGCGAGGAGACTTTCATTATGTACGCTCATGCTTATCATCCATTAGATGGATCAcgtttaacattttcattagGAAAATGTCTCcgaaattttaatttcgatcAAGTGTAAAGTGTGTTAGTTAGAAACTATGATTTTCCATGGAATGGAATAAAGTTGTTACAACAATTCATTTAAGGTTATGTGTTTCAATGTAACTTTATTGTAAACTATTTATCCCAAAGATTGCAAAACTTCTCTTGCACGTTGGTACCTGCTGCTCTCCTTCGCGCTGGCATCAGCGTCGGGCGCAGCATCGATGTCTTGGACAACAAATCTAGCTGCAACCAGCAGATCCGTTAGACTTTTCCCTTTCGCCGCGCTTAAGTATTCCACAGCTATTGGGAACATGGTAGCGTCGATAATCTGTTCATCGAAAATATTGGCCTGGATATagatttgctttttcttttcaaacttcCAGTTCTCCCGGCGATCCTTCCAGGCATTCAAATAGTTGATGATAACttgatttttctttatcttttcTATCTTAATTCGATTTGccaaatgttttaattgtaTTTCATGGTCGGAGGCTGGCTTCTTCTTATTCTTATTCGCTTTTCTTGCTTTCTTTACCGGCGCAGCTTCGCCAACCCCATTTTCTTGCACTCTTACTTCGTTTTTACGTTTTAGTTTATTCTTCTTTCTATTAGAGCCAGGTGTTTCAGGCTTTTCTTCAGCTACCGATTGTACCTTCTCAGCTgtaaatttttgaaaagaCATAATAATTACGTATTCAGATAGAGTGTGCTTGTAAATGACCTTACCCGAGACAACAGATTCCTTGGCACCTTCGGTCACAGGAGTTTTTGAGGTTCGGTTCTTCACGGCAACGTGTTCTTCATTCTGAGGAACTACACCGTCTCCCTCGACCTTCTCTTTAAGCTTTTGCGCTTTTTTAAGACCTTTTGCAGTGCCGTTTGTGTTGGCATCTGCTCCGTTCTTTactggttttacttttttatcctCAGGGCTCACTTTAGTCGATGGTACCGGTTTCACGATCTTTTTTTCTGTAAGTAGTGCGGCATAGCTATAGTTTATTGACACGATTCACCCGGAATTTGACACGATCAACCCGATTTTATACTTACTAATCGGAACAGCTGCGACCTTTGCCTCCGCAGCATCTGCGACATTCTtagttttaacttttttaaccattttagcACGAACACTTTTCCTAATTCAAAGCGAAGCACGCGGTtatgaatttgttttcattaaatGTGGTTTTTcagtttgacatcaaactgaCAGGCATCTAGATCATTCTGAAAAAAGTCGGACTCCGAGAGTTAGATCCGTTGCTCCCTTCTTTTAAATCCCGTGTCTGCGGAAAACGACGATACATGAGAGCAACCTAGATGGagagtttttaaaataactttttaaatatttttttaacaatttataGTGgtctttcaaatattttgcgAATAATTTAACTGCCTGCAAACGAAGAACTGTGGGTCTAATAAAATGGAACGGATTAACCGTGCGTTGAACTCATTGGGTATACCCCCTAGGTATGTGACAGGTGTCAGTTTCGGGGCCATTTTGCAACACACCAGGTGACAGCAGGAAAACGTAGAAGAATAATTTTTTGCAGATCCAACATTTCGAAACATTCGTGTCCGTGAAGGACgatcaaaaattaaaacattatcGTGCATGTTTCTAAGCCACACCAAGAGCAGTTCATAACAGAGTAATCATTTGTTTAAACATCAGATCTACGGCAGCGCATCAGCATTCTCATCACCTCCGAGAGGGGATGAAAAAGTAATGTAGGGACTTTGTTTTTGCGTAGATAGAGAACAGGAAACATATTCCGTAGTGGACTTTAGTAAGCTAAAAACCTCACCACAATATCAAGCTTGTGTAGCAGGGGAAATTTGCGTGAAGGTCGCATGGAGTAAGCTAACAGAAAGCGGCTGTTGTAACAACAACCTGGTTGATTGGGCAATTTGAGCGAACTCGAAACCGTGCGGTTTTTTGTGGCTGCTGTTGTCCGTCTGGTTCAATAACGAGGCTAGATAGTGCGAATCCGTACCAGAACGATGCTGGCACCGTTACGGGTCGGTCCGTGCTGTACCAAGCAAGCATCCGCCGAACGAAGTCGCCCCGTACGGCAGTAAAGTGTTTTCGCACCGGATCCGATAGCGAACTGGAAGCCGAAACTACCAACGAAGGGTGAGCATACCCACACTCAGCACACATATTGTAGATCGCACCGCAAGATGGAGGGCGACATCTGCCGGGTGTGCCGCTGCGAGGCGCAATCGGATCGGCCCCTGTTCCATCCTTGCATCTGCACCGGTAGCATCAAGTGGATCCATCAGGACTGTCTTATGCAATGGATGCGCTACTCGCGCAAGGAGTACTGCGAGCTGTGCGGCCATCGGTTCTCCTTCACGCCAATCTACTCGCCCGACATGCCCCGGGTACTGCCCCTGAAGTACGTCGCCAAGGGGTTGCTGAGTTCCGTCGGGACGGCCGTCAAGTACTGGATCCACTACACGCTCGTGGCGGTCGCATGGCTCGGCGTCGTGCCACTAACATCGTATCGCACCTATCGGTTCCTCTTTTCCGGCTCGATCGAGATGTTCCTCACGCTGCCAATCGAAATGTTCTCGACCGAGAACATCACGATAGACGTGTTTCGGGGCTGCTTCGTGGTGACCTGCACCTTGTTTACCTTTATCGGGCTAGTGTGGTTACGTGAGCAGATCATCCACGGTGGGGGACCCGAGTGGCTCGAACGAGACGATGAGCAGGCACCGGAggcggccgccgccgctgctggcAATGGACCGGCGAACGTACGCCAGCCGGAAGCGGGTGCGAATGAGAATGAGGCcgaagcaaacaacaacaacaacaacaacaacaacaatgacGATAACAACAACGAGGAGGAGcataataataacaacaataacaatttTCTTGATAATAATCTGCTCAACAACCGCGCCGATGGTCCAATCCTGCACGGACAGGAAGGACCCGAACAGCGCGAAGCGCCAGCGATGGCAGAAGCGGAAATGGCAAGGGAAGAACCGGCCGCTCCGGAACCGGCACCGCGTCGCCCTCTGGCGAACTTCCCCGACCCGCCCGCCGATAATGTGCCAATCGATCCGGCAGAACCGCCCGCTCCACCGGCCGACGGTGCAGACGAACCACCGGAGGCGGCCATCAATGAGCCGGAAGCGGCAGCCGAAGAGGCCAACTGGAACCCGATGGAGTGGGACCGGGCTGCGGAAGAGCTGACCTGGGAGCGGCTGCTCGGGCTCGACGGTTCGATGGTGTTTCTCGAGCACGTCTTTTGGGTCGTTTCCCTCAACACCGCGTTCATCGTCATCTTTGCGTTCTGTCCGTACTCGATCGGGAACTTTCTCATCTCCTTTCTCGGCATCATCACACCCGGCAAACCGTTGATGCACTTCCACGGGCTGTTAACGACGCTCCTCGGGTACTGTGTCATCGGGATCACGCTCGTAAAGCTGCACGCCATCGCCCGGTTTCTCCGGTGGCGCCGCCAACGGCGCATCCTCGGTTTGTGCTACATCGTCGTGAAGGTGTCACTGCTGTCCGTGGTGGAAATCGGTGTGCTGCCGCTGGTGTGCGGCTGGTGGCTGGACATCTGTTCGCTGCCAATGTTCGACGCCACGCTCAAGGATCGTAAAGCGAGCTTTAAGGCCGCCCCGGGCACGTCCCTGTTCATTCACTGGATGTTCGGCATGGTATACGTGTACTACTTTGCGTCCTTCATCGTGTTGCTGCGGGAGGTTCTGCGGCCGGGAGTGCTATGGTTTCTGCGCAACCTCAACGATCCCGATTTTAGCCCGATACAGGTATGTTAAAAGGTTGCATATTTCATGTGTAcggtaaacatttttctttaccaATCCGCTACTTCCGCTATTGTAGGAAATGATTCATCTCTCCATACCGCGCCACATGCGCCGCCTGATTTCGTCGGTCATTATCTTCGGCTCGGCCGTGCTGCTGATGCTCTGGGCTCCTATCCAGATCCTCAAGTCCTTCTGGCCCACATTCTTACCATACACGCTGTCGGGCGATTCGGAGGTGAACGAACTTAGCCTTCAACTGCTGCTGTTACAGGTATGGTTTTCGATTCCGGTGGTCAACCTTGACGCGAACATTGCCAGACACTTGCTACCAGAGTGCAATGCTTTCATTCGATCGGTAATTCTCAATAACGCTTTTGATATGCAGGGAGGCTTTCAACATTTCTCCGTCAGATGTTTGCCATGTTTTACGATTGAGTTACAATATTCCTAAATTATTCCAAAAATGTGTACACAAGCAAAGTGATGCTTACATGGTAGAaaagatattttgttttaaagaaaCTCCAAGTTAAATCATTAACCTATTGtttgcaatattttaaattcaccGCCCGTTATTTCATACCCTTTTTGATCAGTTTAAGATTTGATTTCAACCCACAATTATTTATACAGTAAGGACGTCGACTTTCTGCTAGTAGGCGACGGATTGTCCCTCAGTTTAAAACTGAAAGATTCAAATCCCAGAGGACCTTTTTAAACGAATACCAGGCTTGATGCTTGATTGAGCAATTATCGGTCCGAATAAGTTTTCATATTCTTTTATGCTTCTTGATCTAAAAGCTCAAAATGATTGACATTCAATTCAACAAATATTAattactagcttgacgccccggcgttgctcggcgacgaagggattgagaaaagtaTTATGGCTTTGActaatacttgaaagatatgtttgaatttaatagttacaataacaacatatttgaaatgtttgatatttcatcaaattccccttgatgtataaaccttagggtaactatgttggatacaccttgacatttgtttacatgcttgttttgtctgtgttagtaaaactgagtttcaattgtaaaatttagatgattttattacaaaattgtgatcaaacaaaccttcaacaacatctgtagtacttaaacttaatgtgagaaaagtttcagaagcgacgggtCAGTATTGgttgagtttttagtgtacacagaactccatacataaaaaaaagctaaaatatgtagtagataaaAATACTAACTAATTTAACTCATTATTTAATTACTAACTTTAAATATGGATCTGGACATATGGTTCTGGACTGGGATTTGTTGTTGGTAATATTCCGTCTCAACTGTAACTTTTTGAAGGGCAAATCAATAATCTTTTTTGGAGATGTTTTGTACTATCGATAATTGATATCAGTAAGATGCGTACTGAGTATGAATGAGTTAATGAGGAGAATCATACTattgaattgattgatttaaatcctcACAGATAGTTTTTGTAAGTCTTTTTTGATTTGCATTCTTAACAGGGATTCGGATCCCAAAAGTATGAATGATTTAACAAAAGAATTGCTAACCGCTACAGTGATTCGCGAATCAGAAAGGGGGATTACCAGCCTAAAGGGTTATTTTCCACCACATAGATTTGAATCCCTACAATGAATTAAATCCCAATTAGTAATTCAAATTCCAATCAGGGATTCGTATCTCAAACACGGACTCGAATCCCATAAGAGTAAATAATCTAGAGAGAACGTGTTTTTGCATCTGGTTGGGATTCCAATTTCTTGTTACGCATTCTAATCTCTGTGTCGACTAGTAACTCTTTTGCGCACTCTAGGGGTTCGAATTTATACTTGAGATTCGAATCGTTGTGgtgactagcaactctttttttctcactaTTGGGATTCTAATCCTTGTTAAAAATGCTCATCtccttggcgaaaaaaaacactaattTTTTGCGTTTTAAATCACATAAGAGCAACTAAAAGATTCGTATCAT
Coding sequences within:
- the LOC131262312 gene encoding thioredoxin, mitochondrial; protein product: MASLQKLTIFRGPVGSFVRSISTGVPRFDIFKVQSPEEFDEKVRKSKDPVIVDFFATWCAPCRMLTPRIETIIGENAGKVKLAKVDIDEHTDLALDYEVASVPVLLAIRNGKVEQRLVGLQDTDKLRTWVQNVVEKK
- the LOC131262311 gene encoding uncharacterized protein C7orf50 homolog isoform X2; amino-acid sequence: MVKKVKTKNVADAAEAKVAAVPIKKKIVKPVPSTKVSPEDKKVKPVKNGADANTNGTAKGLKKAQKLKEKVEGDGVVPQNEEHVAVKNRTSKTPVTEGAKESVVSGKVQSVAEEKPETPGSNRKKNKLKRKNEVRVQENGVGEAAPVKKARKANKNKKKPASDHEIQLKHLANRIKIEKIKKNQVIINYLNAWKDRRENWKFEKKKQIYIQANIFDEQIIDATMFPIAVEYLSAAKGKSLTDLLVAARFVVQDIDAAPDADASAKESSRYQRAREVLQSLG
- the LOC131262311 gene encoding uncharacterized protein C7orf50 homolog isoform X1, with product MVKKVKTKNVADAAEAKVAAVPIKKKIVKPVPSTKVSPEDKKVKPVKNGADANTNGTAKGLKKAQKLKEKVEGDGVVPQNEEHVAVKNRTSKTPVTEGAKESVVSAEKVQSVAEEKPETPGSNRKKNKLKRKNEVRVQENGVGEAAPVKKARKANKNKKKPASDHEIQLKHLANRIKIEKIKKNQVIINYLNAWKDRRENWKFEKKKQIYIQANIFDEQIIDATMFPIAVEYLSAAKGKSLTDLLVAARFVVQDIDAAPDADASAKESSRYQRAREVLQSLG